One window of Leucoraja erinacea ecotype New England chromosome 14, Leri_hhj_1, whole genome shotgun sequence genomic DNA carries:
- the dusp28 gene encoding dual specificity phosphatase 28: MFQLCKLTDSLFISNSRSACDDKLLSGEGVTFCINVSRQQPFPALRVGTLRVPVFDDPAENLFKYFDRCADAIEGVNREGGRTLVYCKNGRSRSASICTAYLMKYRCLSLREAFEHVKSIRPTVEPNEGFWVQLQRYEGDLQSRQIGTNSSTNG; the protein is encoded by the exons ATGTTCCAGCTGTGCAAGCTCACTGACTCATTGTTCATCAGTAATTCCCGGTCGGCCTGTGATGATAAACTCCTTTCGGGAGAGGGGGTGACGTTTTGCATCAACGTGTCGAGGCAGCAGCCCTTCCCGGCACTGAGGGTTGGCACCTTGCGCGTCCCCGTCTTCGACGACCCAGCCGAGAACCTCTTCAAGTACTTCGACAGGTGTGCCGATGCGATTGAAGGCGTCAACCGGGAAGGCGGCAGGACCCTCGTGTACTGCAAGAATGGCCGCAGCCGATCTGCCTCTATCTGCACCGCCTACCTCATGAAGTACAGGTGCCTCTCCCTCCGGGAAGCATTCGAG CACGTGAAGTCAATAAGGCCAACTGTGGAGCCCAATGAAGGTTTCTGGGTCCAACTTCAAAGGTATGAAGGTGATCTTCAGTCCAGACAGATTGGAACTAATTCTTCAACCAATGGATAA